From the genome of Glycine soja cultivar W05 chromosome 14, ASM419377v2, whole genome shotgun sequence:
AAATTCTCTTTAGAATTTTCTCACTCATCCAGATGAGAGGGGAAAAGTTTGAAACATAATGGGGGCAAAAATGACCTCCCTGCTATGGtaatgggatttttttttttatttaaaaaaatggaatggGGACATGAACTCCCATTGTCAACCACTTAGAATCTAGGATTTGTCCCAGCCAATGAGTCaacttgctttttattttttccttgccAAGGACCACAAGTATATATATTCCATAAGAGATAATTCTGTTAGTGGAAACATCTACTGCATAGTGGGGGATAACTTGGCTAACTTTCCAAAAGAGCACAGCAAATCCTTCCTTTTATAATACTTTATGATTAGTTGTTGAGATTTCACAGGTTCTCTATAAGCAAAATATTCTGTTTCTGGGTTAAAGCCTTTCAAAGTCAAGAATCACTGACATCAAGATTCATGGCATCTGCTTCATTGGCATTTACCATTGCACTTGCTTTGTATTTTGGCAGTTATATGGGGGCTTTCAGGAACAGGCATTAACAATAACAGGCAAGGGAAGAATGACTTTAAGTTCTAAGTTCGTCAATAGTCATTCATTACTCATTTATGGTTAATTGCCTGTTTAGCAAGAGCTTGAGAAAAATTCAATTTCCGTGTTTCATTGTCTGTAACAGAGAAAAACATATTGCTAATCTATTGATACTGTTTTATCAtcctttgtgtgtgtgtgttttcaaacctaaatttttttatggtcCTGCTTTCTGTTGGTACCTTgattactttttcttttgtattcaTCCCTCGGTTCCAATGTTGAAAGTTTGGTTAGCAAATGCTGTCTGTTTACTCTATTTTTGTGCTTTATTTCTTTGGTTGAGCATCTTTTTGCCATTCAATTTATCTACTGCTAGGGTTTTGGAAATATGACAAGGTCAGCTAGCTCACTACTCATTCTGAATTTTCTTGTATCTAACTATGCGAACCAAGTCCATAATCCATGTAGTTGCCGTTAAGAGTTATATTATTGctgtaaaaaaaagagttatattATTGAcctaagtattttttataatactatttttaattttttttaatcagatcACTCCTTTCTATTATACattctttttattatctttttcataGTTGTTAAAAGATTTGTACAAtcagcagtaaaaaaaaaaagatttgtacAATCTTGCTAtatcaaaaataatttgtttaaagtTGACTCAGGATATTTGTAATTGAcctttgattttgaaatagtttcttttttacttttcctCTGTATTTTAGTCTGATGATGGCCGTAGATTTTGCTGATGAATGGAATCAATAATGCATCAGATGTTGACCATGAAGAGAAAATACTTCTAACTGTTATTATCGTTGGTAAATTGAAATTCTGACTGCTTTCCATAAAGCGCTTAACTTTTCGCTAGTCTTGCAATGATGTTGTCATGTTGTGGCCTTACCATTGTGAATTAGACAAGAAATCTAACTTAAGATGAAAGTGCTTCGGTACAAAAAGCACAACCTTTGACTTGCAAGATGTAAATCTCATTTCCATGATGCTTTTAGCTGAAGTACgtgtaagtttatattttttgggaCAAATTTACACAATATTATTAGATTAATACTGTAGATGTTAGGATGATGGAAGATTCACTTAGTACTTGTTTagaaaagatatatattttgttttggataaataattttctctataaataaaaagaagtaatcCATATTTATAGTCATCATCGCAAGTATATAGGTTAGCTAATACTACTATGCtctttttttgtaataaatacTACTATGCTCTTAAgctaaactaattttaaacttCTTGATAACttcttataagataaaaaaaataaaaataatcaaactttgctcataaattcaaattaatttatatacatatatcaattattttaaaaagttctcacttttttttttcaaaaacggAATTTcgtaattgaattttatttatagaaatttgattttttttttccttccacaAAAGGATAAATTTATCTAAACTAGTCCAATAGCTTGTTGCACTCCAAGTGCAGGATTttggaaagatgaaaataagaaagCACAGACTAGCCCAAAGCACCAAGTGAAATTGCTGGGGCAAATACTCAAAGTCACATATACATACCCATCAACAAAGAGTAACAGACTGATGAGTCTTTTCCCTCTCCCATGATTTATTGAAATTAGAATATCCaaacacagaaaaaaaaaattcaaactcaatATTTACTACCACCAATAGTTTTGAGCACTCATTGCACTCATTCATTCCACATCAAAGCCCTTCTCCTGAAGCTCAGCAATGACCTCACTCCTCATCCTCATCCACAGTTTCTGAGCCTCTTGCCCAAACTTCTTGTCCTTCAGCTCCTTCTTGTAGTCACTCTCATCCTTATCACCCTCAACCATCCCTTTGGGACCAATGGTTGTTCCAATCATTCCACCTCTGGCAATGAACTCTTGCATTGCCTCTTCATCGCCCGGGTAAGGAAACTGCCGCCGCTCGTACAAATGAGCCAGCTCAAGCTCTTCCTTTGGCTTTGGCTTCAGTGTCCACCAACCCAGTGGTGAGGTCTCGTTGTACACCCACACTGCCCCGATCACTGCATAGGTGCAAAGCAAAGCCTTTCCAATCTGCTTCCAGAAGTAGTAGTTCTCCTTCCCCAACCCTATTTTCCTCAGGAAATCCTGGGTATGTTGTAGACCTGCAATGTAACACAAATGGGAGCACAAAATTCTATCTAAGGTACAAGATTCTTGTAAGATACATTTCACCAAACACCTTGTGTGCAAGGTTGGATTCTACGAAAGTTGACCCATATGGTATTGAAATGGTTTAATATGGAAGTTGTgaagatatatatatgtatatatttcaatttttgggTTGGTAGAAAAAATGGTACCTGTTTTGGGTTGCGGCTCCTGAAAGCGCTTACGAGGCATTGCGAAACTGAGGCTTCGATCATACGATGAACATAGAAATATTGAATGATAGTGGCGATGACGTGGTTTAGTCATTAGTGGGTCAAGCCTGGAAAGTTCTTGGGCATTAATGAGCCCATTATAGGACCAAAACTTACATGTTGCTaataggaaaaaagaaagaagagagctgctgttgatttttatatggGTTTAGCTAACATGTGTCTTTaaaacattagttaaaaaactaaaaaaataatatttattatgaaaatcataagatattataaaaaaattataaataacataattttttatattttaataatttttttttcttttagttgttTAACCATTACTCTAAAAAcactactatatatatatataaaagaaattaggtCGACCATGTGTGTTTCCCCGTTGTATTTCCTTCAATTTATATTAGATTTCATAGTataactaatgttttttttttaatttaaagaaattttaaaaagtatgttatttttatgaaatttaaaaatatagattGAACATGAAAAGATAGTTgaataatcatatttaattgagagagaacaaaattagattttttttataaaaaaataagcatcacacacatttctttctctttttttttttattttttttaaaaattgatctaATCGATAAGAATCAAACTCATATCCCAACAAAATGAATTCAAATcttattattgatataaaacTTTATCATTGGATAACctataaatacttttataagtgttattaaattttaagatcTGTATTGATCCTAATAAACATTGAGATTCAATCCATGTAaactttatacataaaaaaattgtttctttttacaataatataataaaatttgaatttaaaacctTATCTAAACTCTTCCACCATTTGGCCAATCCTGTTTAGTAGAATGATGCAAAACAGTAAAAAAGATACTACTGCAAAAAGCATATGattatgaatttaaattgtCAATCTTTTCCTATAAGCAATAACTGTAAACATATTTTGAAAGTAATCCAAATTGTTTGCCTATTCTATGAACTTCCTGGAGTCAACCTTCCCTAAGCAAATAAGTTATTTGTTTGTATAAATCAGAACTAATTCTTTTGACAATATAGTTTTTGAGATGAAACCGTGTCACTCGATTATTCCAACAAATCGTGCAGGCAATGATTGATTCTAATTCTTGCATTGTATCGTGAGCTCTCTGACACCTTCTATTCTGACacacatataaataagaaaaatatataaaaatgtgaaatttaattaaatcaatttttatcaaaataacacACAAATTCATGTGGCAAAGGGTTACATTCGCTTCACTATtgtcaaataaaacttattaaaaacatatctgGCTCAAAACAAGACCGTCAAAGTTTATAAAAGAAATCTTATTAAACAgtggaataaaataaagtaaaataatatcatgaaattgaaataaaaactcatgccccaatgtcatatcctatcagagcattgtgtcccaatGTCTTCTAGCACGAAGTTCTTCTTTAAAGTCATCTACCTAGTCATCTGCTTTCATGAATACAagattcgagatcatcacaggatccaaacacaaacaacacatagggaatgagttatcacatttctaaataaaatacagataaatgaagacataatcaaaataaattatagaagtatttataacatagttcaacttaatacaatccatgttacttcaccactttatcatttaaaattcatttttcaatcatcaatcacattacacatgaatgaCACACTTGAGTCAAGACGTAACAACACTCATTAGGAGTATATAATAAGACATACCACACAATGAGTATGTCAAGTCATTCTCagtaagtaaaatcataagatgATCAGTCAGGGTCACtttgttttgcaagaatgcttcAACCACATGgaatcaacataggcttaaaagaACACTTAAACCAAGTGTCTTTACCCCAAGACCTAGACTTCAAAGAATATGTTAGGGCcccaccttcctgattcaggtccaacccctaaaacaatttttgcacgcagacactgcttgtgaattatacaatacccatgacttTACActtgtgtttcaaacacgtttaacacattgccctacaatttaacactttaggttcctaactagAAATCTTAcactttccctttaacactttgcgcataaacacttttctcaaggtaaacaccagtcgggttattgtataattcacagctcacaacataattattgtcacatcaagtgttaaccacacacttattcacaatcaaatttcatgtccacaattttaacatatcgcaacgtcacaatccaccatcacatgtttacgtgtatctcacaaatcaacacatattcaatttatacattacacaatttcaatcataatttcatgatcccaatataataatttatcacgctaatctaataaatattatccaaaacacaaacaaattatacaaaaatgtttgTCACAACATGAcaagtaaaacccctcaaacaatttcacataatcatacaaGAAGAATTACAATACGATAAACATACCaaaataaaccctaatttgatCCTTTAAGGATCTTTACACATGTTTTTTCTAacctcaattgcgataaactcatcccttacctctaagcgggctcatgtGTGTAGTCCGGCAATGATAACAGCGTCTCTAGTAGTTTCCTAAGAttcttcaagcttttcctctggtTGTTCTGTTAGGGTTTACAAGCGTTagaaagaaggagaagggatCGGAGCCTCCATTTCATTGTTTGCGTGCGATGAGAATTTATCCCTCCATAGACATTATTATGCAAACCACAATGGTGGAGATGtgcaaaatgaattttgaaGCTGGTGTAAAAATTTCccgagatcatagttttactgggacAAGTTTGAATGTATGCAGGAAAATTAGAGCTATGTGCGAGGGACATTTCTCTCACCATAGACAATatttcgcaaatcccaacgatgGGGATGTGCAAAAATGAGTTCCAAACTTGATGTTCAAATTTTATGATGATCCAATAGTTAACGAGTTTGAGATTGTAGTTTTACTAGCACAAGTTCGGatgtatgcgggaaaaagagaaagttttggAAGAGAGAGGAGGAAAAACAAATTTGAGAGTAAAGACAATATAGAGATGTAtcgtaaatgtaaaaaatgaactaatatgtttatttatagCTACGGTACTCTCAACTTATTATTTaggctattttttattttataaacaagaactttattttactccttataaaatgaataaataaaacatccttTTTACcttccttcaaaccattattttaattaataaaatgatttctcctcatttatttaattttaaaaacctcattatttttctcaaactctatttatttttaaataaaatcctttttaatatattttacaaaaaatgagGTGTTACATATTGTGTTTGTTCATAATTTCTTTCAATGTCAaagaatttattgaaattacaatctaatatatatgtaatttaatacTCATGCATCAATTGTGTTTGTTCATAATTTCTTTCAATGTCAAAGAATGTAATGAAATTACAATAATCTACTATATATGTAATCTAATACTCTTGTTTTCTAACATtatgttggacataattttttaatctaaaagttattttaaaattagaattcataagagttttaaaaataaaatagaaatttttatgatttttattttttttaaataaaagagattATTAGAAAGATAACAAAGAGAAAATGATAGGAACTATTAAAAAGATTTAAGGGGAGAGACAAGAGAACAACACGAGATAGTGAAAacatgaaaagaaagagaaagagaaaaaggaagaaggTAATGGGGgaaagagaaaggaagaagatAATGGGGGATAGAGTgtggagagaaagaagagaaactagatttttaaaagttatttttacctaattttattaaaaaaaatttcataaaaaaataagctaCTTAGTATTTAAAACCTTTTAGAACTTGTTTGattcatttattctttttaaaaagaaaaaaattgaaaataaacggAGCCAAATTATCTTTGTTGATGTTATGTTCTCATTTTAATTCTTCTAAtactttataataatattaaataaaaacatttttgctaacatcagttttgacaataattttaaacaattaaaagtgtactttattacatatatttatgtagttttaatataataaatcttctttctttataatgtttttccttaGTTGCTTAAAACTAACTCTAAAGATTCAAGTTAAcaaactataaatataaatataaataaataatatcttaacacacaaaaaaataatattatattcttttaatcACTCTTTTAATTCTCGATGTTCTCACTTGGAAATTATTTTGGTTGTGAATGTAGAGGCTATACAAATTTACTCCGAAGGTTTAGTTTTGGCACTTCATGAACGCATTGATGGAGTACGTACACATTCTTTAATTTAGTTCTTCAAAATTGGATTAACCAAATATACAAGCATTCATTGATAAATGATACAATGCACTTTTGATCTTAGGAAAATATATAATACCAAGTgtcctaaaataaaaagatttttttaaaaaaagagagagggtgagtaacatttaatatttttcatggaTTCATGTACTtctacttataatttttaatttttttttaaattatttgctaACTTTTTTAACTAGTATCCTTAAAAGATTTCTTAACAATaccattattttaaatatcacgTAAAATGAACTTTTTGatataagacttttttttttaggatagAAATGTGACTTGTGAGACTATGTTTGGAATGACTATATATGTTGCAGTGTATTAAAACTTGAATGAATCTCCTTTGTCATCCCTTGAATAGCCACCATTAATAGAGaaattatttgactatatgcCGTTTATTTTTCAAGCTTATAAGTTAGTTGtatcatttttctaaatatGCAAAAGAAGTGTGGAAAAGTAAGGTTGGTCTACCTTTAATTTTCAAGTCTTCGATTGCAACCAATCAATCCTACATCGAATTTGTGATTTAATGTGGTGTAATCGATCGTACATCGAACTTGTAGTTTAATGTGATTAGTTTGGTTGTGATGTGATGGGAATAAAAGTCTATGCCACATTCAAATTGGTAAAATATGGATactacaaaaaaggaaaaaaaattaattggagATTAGTTTAACTGATGACACATGAAACTCACATGCTTTAGgcactttcttttttatttgcagTGGCTTCTCATACACATCTTAGTTTCATGTTCAAGTAtgtatcatattttttctttaatctattattttataacttgcTTGAAttatctatcattttcatttataagaaaaacttaATAGATAAACTTACATAATACTaattaacaaaatcatgataaattgTATTAACTAATATAATATCATGCATCTAATAAGAGTATAATACGggtcaattaaattttatcagtTTATTGTCATAACTCTTTTGCTAATAATTTTCTTCcgttttactataaaaaaaaaggctttcatgttaatttattATCCTTCTCATATGActatttctaatttaataaacaagtccaattctaatttaataaacaagTCCAATTACTTAAAGTATTTCCAGTAAGGTATTACACAACACTGCTGGCAAAATATTTACTCTTCAATCTAAcatcacaaatatatatatatatatatatatatagttgctcaccaaaagaaaaaaagatataaacagtccgtttaattattttttacagcaataatatttttttaacaactatAGTTACCtagattttaagaaaatctatcattaattcattatttctgattttttttggtGCAGATTTTTTTGGGTGCAGGTATCATG
Proteins encoded in this window:
- the LOC114383439 gene encoding uncharacterized protein LOC114383439, which codes for MTKPRHRHYHSIFLCSSYDRSLSFAMPRKRFQEPQPKTGLQHTQDFLRKIGLGKENYYFWKQIGKALLCTYAVIGAVWVYNETSPLGWWTLKPKPKEELELAHLYERRQFPYPGDEEAMQEFIARGGMIGTTIGPKGMVEGDKDESDYKKELKDKKFGQEAQKLWMRMRSEVIAELQEKGFDVE